The Rhododendron vialii isolate Sample 1 chromosome 8a, ASM3025357v1 genome has a window encoding:
- the LOC131335849 gene encoding GDSL esterase/lipase At5g62930: MRPQIVLFGDSITQQSFGSGGWGASLADNYSRKADIVLRGYGGYTSRWALFLLHHIFPLGSGTPPAVATIFFGANDAALLGRNSEKQHVPIGEYKDNLRRIVYHLKECSPTMLVVIITPPPVDEEGRMAYARSLYGEKAMKLPERTNEATEVYAKQCVELAKELGLPSINLWSKMQETEGWQKKFLSDGLHLTPEGNAVVHQEVVRIFNEAGLSAPEMPYDFPHHSEIDGKNPEKAFQLQCL; this comes from the exons atgaggccTCAAATAGTTCTATTTGGAGACTCGATCACGCAGCAGTCATTCGGATCAGGTGGATGGGGCGCTTCCCTCGCCGACAATTACTCTCGCAAG GCCGATATAGTGCTTCGTGGATATGGCGGATACACCTCTCGTTGGGCCTTGTTCCTTTTGCATCACATTTTCCCTCTG GGCTCTGGAACACCTCCTGCTGTtgccactattttttttggagctaATGATGCAGCTCTGCTAGGGAGGAATAGTGAAAAGCAACATGTACCAATTGGAGAGTACAAGGATAATCTAAGAAGAATTGTTTATCATTTGAAG GAATGCTCTCCTACGATGCTAGTAGTGATTATAACTCCTCCACCTGTTGATGAGGAAGGACGCATGGCATATGCACG ATCTTTATATGGCGAGAAAGCAATGAAACTTCCAGAAAGGACTAATGAAGCTACAGAAGTTTACGCGAAGCAATGTGTGGAGTTAGCCAAGGAACTAGGTCTCCCCTCCATTAATCTGTGGTCAAAGATGCAGGAAACAGAGGGTTGGCAAAAGAAGTTCCTCAG TGATGGGTTGCACCTTACACCAGAAGGCAATGCAGTTGTACATCAAGAAGTTGTGAGAATTTTTAATGAAGCGGGGCTTTCTGCTCCAGAAATGCCATATGATTTCCCTCATCACTCGGAAATTGATGGGAAGAACCCGGAGAAAGCTTTCCAGCTACAATGCTTATGA
- the LOC131335851 gene encoding transcription factor MYB98-like: MEFDKNYGEKEDLTYPSLLQPNNYLKSEITEQEEEDDDFYLQDFDHHLDQFSFTGSSLTPEFDLENPCFDPFDPFQNIGPLSIDDFYELKPFSHHQNEGNGTTDDGMQYPRKTLVDVSEPDPSSMPFICEDVKPMNFVIPDEGSCITAENIGYHKGNNGTRKNGAPQSRRPCSNKGRKKSNSVKGQWTIEEDRLLVHLVEKHGIRKWSQIAQMLKGRIGKQCRERWHNHLRPDIKKDIWSEEEDRILIHAHAEIGNKWAEIAKRLTGRTENSIKNHWNATKRRQYSRRKCRTKYPRPSSLLQNYIKSLNLDGKSDTTAAATIPPPLSSLHKAPLPALPLPVLPPPIHQPETFMEFCVSDRLVPDYDFGDVAEFAFSDKLFEGSSIDSLLDQLPPIGDDHIAGKSCFDMGMGMPLDMASFMQSHEVKKEMDLVEMITQVNL, encoded by the exons ATGGAGTTTGACAAGAACTACGGAGAAAAAGAAGATCTCACCTACCCATCACTGCTTCAGCCCAACAATTACCTAAAATCGGAAATAaccgaacaagaagaagaagatgatgatttcTACTTACAAGATTTTGATCACCATCTTGATCAGTTCTCATTCACTGGATCATCCCTAACCCCGGAATTCGATCTCGAAAACCCGTGTTTTGATCCGTTCGATCCCTTCCAAAACATTGGTCCTCTAAGTATCGACGATTTTTACGAGTTGAAGCCATTTTCACATCACCAAAATGAAGGAAATGGTACAACTGATGATGGCATGCAGTACCCTAGGAAAACTCTGGTGGATGTGAGCGAACCGGACCCAAGCTCCATGCCCTTCATCTGTGAAGATGTTAAGCCTATGAATTTTGTGATACCAGATGAAGGGTCATGCATAACTGCTGAAAATATTGGGTATCACAAGGGTAATAATGGTACTAGGAAAAATGGGGCGCCCCAATCAAGAAGACCATGCAGCAACAAAGGTCGTAAGAAGTCCAATTCAGTCAAGGGACAATGGACCATTGAAGAAGATAg ACTTTTAGTTCATCTGGTGGAGAAGCATGGAATAAGAAAGTGGTCTCAAATTGCTCAGATGTTGAAGGGAAGGATAGGGAAGCAGTGTAGAGAGAGGTGGCACAACCATCTAAGGCCTGATATCAAG AAGGATATATGGAGTGAAGAGGAAGACAGGATACTAATCCACGCCCATGCAGAAATAGGAAACAAATGGGCAGAAATTGCAAAGAGACTCACCGGAAGAACCGAAAACTCGATCAAGAACCACTGGAATGCCACCAAGAGAAGGCAATACTCCCGGCGAAAATGCCGAACCAAATACCCACGCCCCAGTTCCCTCCTCCAAAACTACATCAAGAGCTTGAACTTGGACGGGAAATCCgacaccaccgccgccgccacaatTCCTCCACCGCTTTCTTCATTACACAAAGCGCCACTACCGGCACTGCCACTGCCAGTACTGCCACCACCAATTCACCAGCCGGAGACGTTCATGGAGTTTTGTGTCAGCGACCGGCTGGTTCCGGATTATGACTTTGGCGATGTGGCGGAATTCGCTTTCAGCGACAAGTTGTTCGAAGGGAGTAGCATTGATTCTCTTCTTGATCAGTTGCCTCCTATCGGGGATGATCATATCGCTGGGAAAAGCTGCTTTGATATGGGGATGGGCATGCCTCTGGACATGGCTTCCTTCATGCAGTCTCATGAAGTGAAGAAGGAGATGGATTTGGTGGAGATGATCACCCAAGTCAACCTCTAA
- the LOC131335852 gene encoding phosphoenolpyruvate/phosphate translocator 1, chloroplastic-like produces the protein MQSTAIFLLPPSIPPSLSHRTTTWAINPIPTPPHSRSLDFAASINGLSGSSSSLRQFPVTRCCSSPSSSSSSCLNGWISTPPPVPDRELRGVEVRAAESCAGEEEDAKASGLSKTLELGSLFGLWFLFNIYFNIYNKQVLKVFPFPLTISTVQFAAGTILVTLMWTLNLYKRPKISGAQLAVILPLAMVHTLGNLFTNMSLGKVAVSFTHTIKAMEPFFSVVLSAMFLGEMPTTWVIGSLFPIVGGVGLASMTEASFNWGGFSSAMASNLTNQSRNVLSKKLMGKKEDSLDNITLFSIITIMSFILSAPISLYMEGFKFTPSCLQAVGLNVRQVYVRSFLAALGFHAYQQVSYMILQRVSPVTHSVSNCVKRVVVIISSVLFFRTPVSPINSIGTGVALGGVFLYSRVKSIKPKPKTA, from the exons atgcAGAGCACTGCAATATTCCTTCTCCCTCCATCAATTCCTCCAAGCCTTTCTCACCGTACCACCACATGGGCTATCAATCCCATACCTACGCCGCCGCATTCGAGATCCCTCGATTTTGCCGCCTCCATTAACGGCCTCTCtggctcctcctcctctcttcgCCAGTTTCCGGTAACTCGCTGTTGCTCTTCGCCTTCCTCGTCGTCTTCGAGCTGCTTGAATGGCTGGATTTCGACTCCGCCTCCCGTCCCTGATCGCGAACTGCGTGGCGTTGAAGTTAGGGCGGCTGAGAGCTGTGccggggaggaggaggatgcgAAGGCGAGCGGTTTGAGCAAAACGTTGGAGCTTGGGTCTCTCTTCGGGCTTTGGTTCCTTTTCAATATTTACTTCAATATCTACAACAAACAG GTTTTGAAAGTGTTTCCATTTCCACTAACTATCAGCACAGTTCAATTTGCTGCGGGAACTATACTGGTTACTTTAATGTGGACACTTAATCTCTACAAACGGCCAAAAATTAGCGGTGCTCAG CTTGCAGTAATCCTTCCATTGGCAATGGTGCACACCTTAGGGAACCTCTTCACAAATATGAGTCTGGGAAAAGTTGCTGTTTCATTCACTCACACAATTAAAGCCATGGAGCCCTTTTTCTCAGTTGTCCTATCTGCTATGTTTCTTGGGGAG ATGCCCACCACATGGGTCATTGGTTCTCTGTTTCCAATTGTTGGTGGAGTGGGACTTGCATCAATGACAGAGGCATCTTTTAATTG GGGTGGATTTTCGAGTGCAATGGCTTCTAATTTGACCAACCAATCTCGTAATGTCCTAAGTAAAAAGCTTATGGGCAAGAAAGAG GATTCTTTGGACAACATTACTTTGTTCTCAATAATAACAATTATGTCCTTCATCTTGTCGGCTCCGATATCTCTTTACATGGAGGGATTCAAGTTCACTCCTTCGTGCTTGCAAGCTGTG GGGTTGAATGTCAGACAGGTTTACGTTAGGTCTTTCTTGGCTGCACTCGGCTTCCATGCATATCAACAG GTTTCTTACATGATATTGCAGAGGGTTTCCCCAGTTACCCACTCTGTGAGCAATTGTGTAAAGCGGGTGGTGGTGATTATTTCCTCTGTTCTCTTCTTCCGCACACCCGTTTCACCTATCAACTCTATCG GCACTGGAGTGGCCCTTGGTGGAGTGTTCCTGTATTCGAGGGTGAAGAGCATAAAACCTAAGCCTAAGACTGCTTGA
- the LOC131298727 gene encoding protein ANTAGONIST OF LIKE HETEROCHROMATIN PROTEIN 1-like, which translates to MYIRAAMGVFRLYCFILSTAQYPRPELSPNPNYYQTQVDAVNRLVNGNEVDCHEQLRVNRHTFFRLCCLLRGVGLGDSRNVCLEERVAIFLFILSHHTKQRRTKLHFWRSTETVSRHFNVVLQGVLRLFDMLLVRPEPVPPNYHDSRWSWFQNCLGALDGTYVPVNPPAVDRPRYRSRKGEIATNVLGVCSRDLNFVFVLSGWEGSATDSRILANAISRPDSLRVPRGHYYLVDAGYQNSEGFLAPYRGQRYHINIWRQGHMPTTKEEYFNMKPSAARNVIERSFGVLKMRFAILRSHSYYPIRTQTRIVTACCLLHNLIKREMPNDPIENEYTAWECDHIHDIEADDHITTLETSNQWTRERDALATAMYNHWLGNGGGQEVFPP; encoded by the exons ATGTACATTCGTGCTGCAATGGGCGTGTTTCGGCTGTATTGCTTCATTCTGTCGACGGCACAGTATCCCCGTCCCGAGTTGTCTCCAAATCCAAACTACTACCAGACCCAAGTAGATGCCGTGAATAGGCTTGTCAATGGTAATGAAGTAGATTGCCACGAGCAGTTGAGGGTAAATAGGCATACATTTTTTAGGTTGTGCTGTCTACTTCGAGGTGTTGGGTTAGGAGACTCGCGCAATGTTTGTCTTGAGGAGAGGGTAgcgatttttttgtttatcctcAGTCACCATACAAAACAGAGGCGTACAAAATTGCACTTTTGGAGATCGACTGAAACTGTGAGCAGACATTTCAATGTCGTACTCCAAGGTGTGTTGCGCCTTTTTGACATGCTCCTAGTAAGGCCAGAGCCCGTACCTCCTAACTACCACGACAGTAGATGGAGTTGGTTTCAG AATTGTCTCGGGGCATTGGACGGGACGTACGTGCCAGTTAATCCCCCAGCAGTTGACAGGCCACGCTATAGGTCAAGGAAAGGTGAGATTGCCACAAACGTTTTAGGTGTATGTAGTCGAGACCTAAACTTTGTCTTCGTCTTGTCTGGTTGGGAGGGGTCGGCCACTGACTCTAGGATCTTGGCCAACGCCATTTCAAGACCCGATAGTTTGAGAGTCCCCCGTG GACATTACTATCTTGTCGATGCCGGATACCAAAATTCCGAGGGTTTTCTAGCTCCTTACCGCGGGCAACGATATCACATTAACATTTGGAGGCAAGGTCACATGCCAACTACGAAAGAGGAGTACTTCAACATGAAGCCCTCCGCTGCTAGGAATGTGATTGAGCGAAGCTTTGGTGTGTTGAAGATGCGGTTTGCAATATTGAGATCTCACTCGTATTACCCTATTAGGACTCAAACACGTATCGTCACAGCATGTTGCCTTCTCCATAACCTCATCAAGAGAGAGATGCCCAACGATCCCATTGAGAACGAGTACACGGCATGGGAATGTGATCACATACATGATATCGAGGCAGATGATCACATCACTACCTTAGAGACTTCAAATCAATGGACCAGGGAGAGGGATGCGTTGGCTACAGCCATGTACAACCATTGGCTCGGGAATGGGGGGGGACAAGAGGTTTTTCCACCATGA